The following proteins are encoded in a genomic region of Acidobacteriota bacterium:
- a CDS encoding dihydrofolate reductase, with amino-acid sequence MIIGIVAISKNYAIGKDGKLPWHYSADLKFFKEMTTGNAVVMGANTWRSIGRPLPNRLNIVLSRSGNVEIPPDVMRFASKDAVIAFARDFDNDIYIIGGAKTYSDFADVINRWIVTFVPIEVEDADIFMPHGFLDNFIEIENHDLGDDLHVKILQRK; translated from the coding sequence ATGATCATCGGAATCGTCGCCATCTCAAAAAATTACGCTATCGGCAAAGACGGGAAACTGCCGTGGCATTACAGCGCCGATCTTAAGTTTTTTAAGGAAATGACGACGGGAAATGCGGTCGTCATGGGAGCAAACACGTGGCGTTCGATCGGGCGTCCGCTGCCAAACCGTCTCAACATTGTCCTCAGCCGGTCAGGCAATGTCGAGATACCGCCTGACGTAATGCGGTTCGCAAGCAAAGACGCTGTGATTGCGTTTGCGCGAGATTTCGACAATGACATCTACATAATCGGCGGAGCCAAAACATACTCCGATTTTGCGGACGTGATCAACCGTTGGATAGTGACGTTCGTGCCCATCGAGGTCGAGGACGCAGACATATTTATGCCGCATGGTTTTCTCGACAATTTCATAGAGATCGAAAACCACGATCTCGGCGA
- a CDS encoding DUF2071 domain-containing protein has product MQRFLTAHWQDLIMANYAVDPSLLEPRLPAGTELDLQDGKCFVSLVGFMFLDTRVLGIPIPYHIDFEEVNLRFYNKRVFNGETRRAVCFVKEIVPRFAISTVARVLYGEPYECWSMSHMRTETTVSYDWSKGDCRNHLSVEIDQSVGVPAEGTHGEFIIEHYWGYTKRGGNRVDEYKVAHPKWELFSVKNEVIDVDFGGTYGAEFAFLANEKPHSVLLAKGSEVSVYKGARIST; this is encoded by the coding sequence ATGCAGAGGTTCCTGACAGCACACTGGCAAGACCTGATAATGGCCAACTATGCGGTGGATCCGTCGCTGCTGGAACCTCGTCTGCCCGCCGGAACCGAACTCGATCTGCAGGACGGCAAATGCTTTGTCAGCCTCGTTGGGTTCATGTTTCTCGATACCCGTGTGTTGGGGATCCCGATCCCGTATCATATCGATTTCGAAGAGGTGAACTTACGCTTTTACAACAAACGCGTATTCAATGGAGAAACTCGCCGAGCGGTATGTTTTGTAAAGGAGATAGTTCCACGATTTGCGATCTCAACCGTCGCTCGCGTCTTATACGGTGAGCCGTACGAATGTTGGTCAATGAGCCACATGCGAACCGAAACAACCGTCTCATACGACTGGTCAAAAGGCGACTGCCGCAATCACCTGAGCGTCGAGATCGACCAAAGCGTCGGTGTTCCCGCCGAGGGTACGCACGGCGAATTCATCATAGAACACTATTGGGGCTACACAAAACGCGGCGGCAACCGCGTCGATGAATACAAAGTGGCGCATCCGAAATGGGAACTCTTTTCCGTCAAAAACGAAGTGATCGACGTCGATTTTGGCGGCACCTACGGCGCCGAATTTGCGTTCCTTGCAAACGAAAAACCTCACTCCGTCTTACTAGCAAAAGGCTCGGAAGTATCTGTTTACAAGGGAGCTAGAATTAGCACTTAG